The Pseudomonas leptonychotis genomic sequence TAGGTTTTCTTAGCTTCAACTTCGCGAGTGGGGAACACCAGCAGGGCAAGGCTCAGTAGGGCTGCGACGCCACTGGCAGCAAGGATATGGCTTTTCGGATACAGGGGCGGCGCTTTAGTTGTAGAGGTCATAGGCTGATTTTTGACTTTAAAAATGAAAAGAAATAGATAAACAAAATGATGAATATGCAGTAACTGTATAAAATATAACCAAATCGCCTGCTAGGCAACCCCGGTTGTCGCGAGGTGGTCTTAACGTGGCTGAGTGGCGGGCGAAACTTGTGATTTGTCTGCGATCTTGTATGGTTGGTTCCCTTTTGATTTTGAGTGGTCGTGAGTCCTGTCATGAAGTCGGTTGAAGAACAGTTGGCGCTGATCAAGCGTGGTGCGGAAGAGGTTCTGGTTGAGTCCGAGTTGGTTGAAAAGCTCAAGCGTGGTCAGCCCCTGCGTATCAAGGCAGGTTTTGATCCGACTGCGCCGGATCTGCACCTTGGCCACACCGTGCTTATTAATAAGCTGCGTCAATTCCAGGAGCTGGGTCATCAGGTCATATTTCTGATTGGTGATTTTACCGGGATGATCGGTGATCCGAGCGGCAAGAGCGCCACGCGTCCGCCGTTGACGCGTGAGCAGGTGCTAGAGAACGCAGAAACCTATAAGACGCAGGTATTCAAGATTCTCGACCCGGCAAAAACCGAGGTTGCCTTTAATTCAACCTGGATGGACAGGATGGGACCTGCGGATTTCATTCGCTTGACCTCTCAATACACCGTGGCACGCATGCTTGAGCGCGATGATTTCAGTAAGCGCTATTCGACCCAGCAGCCAATTGCTATTCATGAGTTTCTCTACCCCTTGGTGCAGGGCTACGACTCGGTAGCGCTGCATGCTGATGTTGAGTTGGGTGGTACTGATCAGAAATTCAACTTGCTCATGGGGCGAGAGCTTCAGCGGTCCTATGGGCAAGCGTCGCAGTGCATCGTCACCATGCCTTTATTGGAAGGGTTGGATGGTGTTAAGAAAATGTCCAAATCCTTGGGTAACTACATTGGTATCCAAGAGGCGCCTGGCGTCATGTACAACAAGCTGGTGTCGATGCCTGATGCGTTGATGTGGCGCTACTTCGAGTTACTCAGCTTCCGGTCTATGGATGAGATCGAGCAGTTCAAGTCTGATGTCGAACAGGGCGCTAATCCTCGCGATATCAAGATCAAGCTGGCTGAAGAGATAGTGGCGCGTTTCCATGGCGAAGAAGCTGCGCTTAGCGCGCATCGTTCTGCGGGTAATCGCATGAAAGAAGGCGAGCTGCCTGACGATCTGCCCGAGATCGAAGTAATGTCTGCCGAGGATATGCCGATTTCTGCGCTGCTTAATAGGGCGGGTCTAGTGAAGAACGCGGCCATGGCGCGTGATCTGCTGGGTTCGGGTGGTGTGCGTGTGGATGGGGAGGTCGTTGATCGCACCTTTATATATAAGGTGGGCGCCGTGCATGTCTGTCAGGCGGGTAAAAAGGCCTTTGCGCGCATTACGCTCTCGCTCGAGAAGTAAGGTCTGGGATATATGCCTTTTGTGCTTGGGCGTCGGTGGAGCATCTAGTTACTCAGTTCGTACGACAAAGCCGTTGAAGC encodes the following:
- the tyrS gene encoding tyrosine--tRNA ligase — its product is MKSVEEQLALIKRGAEEVLVESELVEKLKRGQPLRIKAGFDPTAPDLHLGHTVLINKLRQFQELGHQVIFLIGDFTGMIGDPSGKSATRPPLTREQVLENAETYKTQVFKILDPAKTEVAFNSTWMDRMGPADFIRLTSQYTVARMLERDDFSKRYSTQQPIAIHEFLYPLVQGYDSVALHADVELGGTDQKFNLLMGRELQRSYGQASQCIVTMPLLEGLDGVKKMSKSLGNYIGIQEAPGVMYNKLVSMPDALMWRYFELLSFRSMDEIEQFKSDVEQGANPRDIKIKLAEEIVARFHGEEAALSAHRSAGNRMKEGELPDDLPEIEVMSAEDMPISALLNRAGLVKNAAMARDLLGSGGVRVDGEVVDRTFIYKVGAVHVCQAGKKAFARITLSLEK